The Vicia villosa cultivar HV-30 ecotype Madison, WI linkage group LG1, Vvil1.0, whole genome shotgun sequence genome includes a region encoding these proteins:
- the LOC131642761 gene encoding membrane-bound O-acyltransferase gup1 isoform X2, which produces MAYTSSPQYAQWRNFRGNLPVLTLVFGIFTLLANLTRAFFSFKVRGMSIIWLLFSFVYLSYLHGACVIFVLSIATINFLLVKIFARKKYFPLILWSYNIFFLVCNRIYEGYSFSMFGQQWRFLDNSRGSFRWHICFNFVVLRMISFGLDYHWTNEDSHFDLEKHCQRCHICKSGNTCYQALQERSLHVDKFGYVVYLCYLVYAPLYIAGPIVSFNAFASQLDVPQNSNSVRNVILYGFRWVLCFILMELMTHLFYYNAFANSGLWKHLSAMDVFIIGYGVLNFMWLKFLLIWRFFRFWSLVNGIEAPENMPKCINNCHSLEGFWKNWHASFNKWLVRYMYIPLGGSRKKLLNVWVVFTFVAVWHDLEWKLLSWAWLTCLFFIPELILKSSAKAFQGESSFWKFVFRELSAVAGAVTITCLMVANLVGFVIGPSGINWLLSSFLQKEGLPVLGGLLTTFYVGTKMMFHIEEVKKTSP; this is translated from the exons ATGGCTTATACCTCATCACCTCAAT ATGCTCAATGGAGGAATTTCCGAGGAAATTTACCTGTTCTAACTCTTGTCTTTGGAATTTTCACTCTTCTGGCCAACTTAACGAGGGCTTTCTTTAGTTTTAAAGTGAGAGGAATGTCCATTATCTGGCTTTTATTTTCTTTCGTCTATCTATCATATCTGCATGGAGCATG CGTGATATTCGTGCTCTCAATAGCAACTATTAATTTTCTTCTTGTTAAG ATATTTGCACGGAAAAAGTACTTTCCACTTATACTTTGGAGTTACAACATATTTTTTCTTGTGTGTAATCGGATTTATGAAGGATATTCTTTCTCTATGTTTGG GCAACAATGGAGATTTTTGGACAATTCCCGGGGCAGCTTTAGGTGGCACATATGTTTTAACTTTG TTGTTTTGCGCATGATAAGCTTTGGATTGGATTATCATTGGACAAATGAAGATTCTCATTTTGATCTGGAG AAACATTGTCAACGTTGTCATATTTGCAAATCAGGAAACACGTGCTATCAAGCTTTACAG GAGAGAAGTCTGCACGTCGACAAGTTTGGATATGTCGTATACCTTTGTTATTTGGTGTATGCACCACTTTATATTGCTGGTCCAATAGTGAGCTTCAACGCTTTTGCCTCGCAG CTAGATGTTCCTCAAAATAGTAATTCAGTTAGAAATGTGATACTATATGGTTTCCGTTGGGTATTGTGTTTTATCCTTATGGAGCTGATGACACATTTATTCTACTATAATGCCTTTGCTAATAG TGGATTATGGAAGCACTTGTCTGCTATGGATGTGTTCATAATTGGATATGGG GTCTTAAACTTCATGTGGCTAAAGTTTTTATTGATCTGGCGCTTTTTCAGGTTCTGGTCACTG GTGAATGGAATTGAGGCTCCAGAAAATATGCCAAAATGTATTAATAATTGCCACAGCTTGGAAGGCTTTTGGAAAAATTGGCATGCTTCCTTTAACAAATGGCTCGTGAG GTATATGTACATTCCTCTCGGAGGATCTCGGAAAAAGCTCCTAAATGTATGGGTTGTATTCACTTTTGTTGCTGTCTGGCATGATTTAGAGTG GAAGCTTCTTTCATGGGCATGGTTGACATGTTTATTCTTTATCCCTGAGTTGATATTAAAATCATCCGCAAAAGCATTTCAG GGTGAAAGTTCTTTTTGGAAATTCGTATTTCGTGAACTCAGTGCTGTTGCTGGTGCAGTCACAATCACTTGTCTCATG GTGGCAAATCTGGTTGGTTTTGTTATTGGACCAAGTGGTATTAACTGGttactttcttcttttcttcaaaaggaaG GGTTGCCTGTCCTTGGGGGATTGCTTACGACATTTTACGTTGGAACAAAG ATGATGTTTCACATAGAAGAAGTAAAGAAAACATCGCCATGA
- the LOC131642761 gene encoding membrane-bound O-acyltransferase gup1 isoform X3: MSIIWLLFSFVYLSYLHGACVIFVLSIATINFLLVKIFARKKYFPLILWSYNIFFLVCNRIYEGYSFSMFGQQWRFLDNSRGSFRWHICFNFVVLRMISFGLDYHWTNEDSHFDLEKHCQRCHICKSGNTCYQALQERSLHVDKFGYVVYLCYLVYAPLYIAGPIVSFNAFASQLDVPQNSNSVRNVILYGFRWVLCFILMELMTHLFYYNAFANSGLWKHLSAMDVFIIGYGVLNFMWLKFLLIWRFFRFWSLVNGIEAPENMPKCINNCHSLEGFWKNWHASFNKWLVRYMYIPLGGSRKKLLNVWVVFTFVAVWHDLEWKLLSWAWLTCLFFIPELILKSSAKAFQGESSFWKFVFRELSAVAGAVTITCLMVANLVGFVIGPSGINWLLSSFLQKEGLPVLGGLLTTFYVGTKMMFHIEEVKKTSP; the protein is encoded by the exons ATGTCCATTATCTGGCTTTTATTTTCTTTCGTCTATCTATCATATCTGCATGGAGCATG CGTGATATTCGTGCTCTCAATAGCAACTATTAATTTTCTTCTTGTTAAG ATATTTGCACGGAAAAAGTACTTTCCACTTATACTTTGGAGTTACAACATATTTTTTCTTGTGTGTAATCGGATTTATGAAGGATATTCTTTCTCTATGTTTGG GCAACAATGGAGATTTTTGGACAATTCCCGGGGCAGCTTTAGGTGGCACATATGTTTTAACTTTG TTGTTTTGCGCATGATAAGCTTTGGATTGGATTATCATTGGACAAATGAAGATTCTCATTTTGATCTGGAG AAACATTGTCAACGTTGTCATATTTGCAAATCAGGAAACACGTGCTATCAAGCTTTACAG GAGAGAAGTCTGCACGTCGACAAGTTTGGATATGTCGTATACCTTTGTTATTTGGTGTATGCACCACTTTATATTGCTGGTCCAATAGTGAGCTTCAACGCTTTTGCCTCGCAG CTAGATGTTCCTCAAAATAGTAATTCAGTTAGAAATGTGATACTATATGGTTTCCGTTGGGTATTGTGTTTTATCCTTATGGAGCTGATGACACATTTATTCTACTATAATGCCTTTGCTAATAG TGGATTATGGAAGCACTTGTCTGCTATGGATGTGTTCATAATTGGATATGGG GTCTTAAACTTCATGTGGCTAAAGTTTTTATTGATCTGGCGCTTTTTCAGGTTCTGGTCACTG GTGAATGGAATTGAGGCTCCAGAAAATATGCCAAAATGTATTAATAATTGCCACAGCTTGGAAGGCTTTTGGAAAAATTGGCATGCTTCCTTTAACAAATGGCTCGTGAG GTATATGTACATTCCTCTCGGAGGATCTCGGAAAAAGCTCCTAAATGTATGGGTTGTATTCACTTTTGTTGCTGTCTGGCATGATTTAGAGTG GAAGCTTCTTTCATGGGCATGGTTGACATGTTTATTCTTTATCCCTGAGTTGATATTAAAATCATCCGCAAAAGCATTTCAG GGTGAAAGTTCTTTTTGGAAATTCGTATTTCGTGAACTCAGTGCTGTTGCTGGTGCAGTCACAATCACTTGTCTCATG GTGGCAAATCTGGTTGGTTTTGTTATTGGACCAAGTGGTATTAACTGGttactttcttcttttcttcaaaaggaaG GGTTGCCTGTCCTTGGGGGATTGCTTACGACATTTTACGTTGGAACAAAG ATGATGTTTCACATAGAAGAAGTAAAGAAAACATCGCCATGA
- the LOC131642761 gene encoding membrane-bound O-acyltransferase gup1 isoform X1 produces the protein MGTSVVNKENYSGRSWKQKELFFLVTYVFVFYVIVIRRSLQLSHDHYTKLFGLRPGWLIPHHLNDISDAQWRNFRGNLPVLTLVFGIFTLLANLTRAFFSFKVRGMSIIWLLFSFVYLSYLHGACVIFVLSIATINFLLVKIFARKKYFPLILWSYNIFFLVCNRIYEGYSFSMFGQQWRFLDNSRGSFRWHICFNFVVLRMISFGLDYHWTNEDSHFDLEKHCQRCHICKSGNTCYQALQERSLHVDKFGYVVYLCYLVYAPLYIAGPIVSFNAFASQLDVPQNSNSVRNVILYGFRWVLCFILMELMTHLFYYNAFANSGLWKHLSAMDVFIIGYGVLNFMWLKFLLIWRFFRFWSLVNGIEAPENMPKCINNCHSLEGFWKNWHASFNKWLVRYMYIPLGGSRKKLLNVWVVFTFVAVWHDLEWKLLSWAWLTCLFFIPELILKSSAKAFQGESSFWKFVFRELSAVAGAVTITCLMVANLVGFVIGPSGINWLLSSFLQKEGLPVLGGLLTTFYVGTKMMFHIEEVKKTSP, from the exons ATGGGTACATCTGTTGTGAACAAGGAAAACTATAGTGGCAGGAGCTGGAAGCAGAAAGAGTTGTTTTTCCTGGTGACTTATGTATTTGTTTTCTATGTTATCGTCATCAGGCGTTCCCTTCAACTCTCTCATG ATCATTATACAAAACTATTCGGTTTACGTCCAGGATGGCTTATACCTCATCACCTCAAT GATATCTCAGATGCTCAATGGAGGAATTTCCGAGGAAATTTACCTGTTCTAACTCTTGTCTTTGGAATTTTCACTCTTCTGGCCAACTTAACGAGGGCTTTCTTTAGTTTTAAAGTGAGAGGAATGTCCATTATCTGGCTTTTATTTTCTTTCGTCTATCTATCATATCTGCATGGAGCATG CGTGATATTCGTGCTCTCAATAGCAACTATTAATTTTCTTCTTGTTAAG ATATTTGCACGGAAAAAGTACTTTCCACTTATACTTTGGAGTTACAACATATTTTTTCTTGTGTGTAATCGGATTTATGAAGGATATTCTTTCTCTATGTTTGG GCAACAATGGAGATTTTTGGACAATTCCCGGGGCAGCTTTAGGTGGCACATATGTTTTAACTTTG TTGTTTTGCGCATGATAAGCTTTGGATTGGATTATCATTGGACAAATGAAGATTCTCATTTTGATCTGGAG AAACATTGTCAACGTTGTCATATTTGCAAATCAGGAAACACGTGCTATCAAGCTTTACAG GAGAGAAGTCTGCACGTCGACAAGTTTGGATATGTCGTATACCTTTGTTATTTGGTGTATGCACCACTTTATATTGCTGGTCCAATAGTGAGCTTCAACGCTTTTGCCTCGCAG CTAGATGTTCCTCAAAATAGTAATTCAGTTAGAAATGTGATACTATATGGTTTCCGTTGGGTATTGTGTTTTATCCTTATGGAGCTGATGACACATTTATTCTACTATAATGCCTTTGCTAATAG TGGATTATGGAAGCACTTGTCTGCTATGGATGTGTTCATAATTGGATATGGG GTCTTAAACTTCATGTGGCTAAAGTTTTTATTGATCTGGCGCTTTTTCAGGTTCTGGTCACTG GTGAATGGAATTGAGGCTCCAGAAAATATGCCAAAATGTATTAATAATTGCCACAGCTTGGAAGGCTTTTGGAAAAATTGGCATGCTTCCTTTAACAAATGGCTCGTGAG GTATATGTACATTCCTCTCGGAGGATCTCGGAAAAAGCTCCTAAATGTATGGGTTGTATTCACTTTTGTTGCTGTCTGGCATGATTTAGAGTG GAAGCTTCTTTCATGGGCATGGTTGACATGTTTATTCTTTATCCCTGAGTTGATATTAAAATCATCCGCAAAAGCATTTCAG GGTGAAAGTTCTTTTTGGAAATTCGTATTTCGTGAACTCAGTGCTGTTGCTGGTGCAGTCACAATCACTTGTCTCATG GTGGCAAATCTGGTTGGTTTTGTTATTGGACCAAGTGGTATTAACTGGttactttcttcttttcttcaaaaggaaG GGTTGCCTGTCCTTGGGGGATTGCTTACGACATTTTACGTTGGAACAAAG ATGATGTTTCACATAGAAGAAGTAAAGAAAACATCGCCATGA